In Geotalea uraniireducens, one genomic interval encodes:
- a CDS encoding xanthine dehydrogenase family protein molybdopterin-binding subunit, which produces MSDVFIVSRRGFLKATFSAGALILCARLFPGRALEALAADDEWSPGVYLGIEPDGTVIIIAHRSEMGTGIRTALPMVAADELEADWGRVRVEQALGDPKYGDQNTDGSKSIRDFYAVFRQAGATARLMLERAAATKWGVPVAECRARNHQVVDTGGRALGFGELVALARKQPVPAATELRLKSPGEFRYIGKGVPIVDLDAICTGQAVYGIDARLPGMVHASIERSPVLGGRLKSHDDRAARKVRGVHGTVVIEPATPPYGFQALGGVAVIADNSWAALQGRQKLKIVWEPGANAGYDSAAFKESLLATVRRPQQVVRNIGDVDAVFAKGGAVHEAEYYVPHLAHATMEPPAAVADYRDGTVTIWTATQNPQAVQETVGKALGIAREKVFCHVTLLGGGFGRKSKPDYVAEAAILAKKLGKPVRVTWSREDDIRHDYYHTVAAMYLKAATDGRGKPTAWLQRCAFPPIPSTFDVNAVHGSTGELSQGWLDVPFAIANLRAENGPAKNHVRIGWFRSVANIYHAFAVQSFVDELAAAAGRDRIDYFLDLLGPPRTIDFKAEGTTYANYGMPLDLYPWETGRLRRVVELVAEKSGWAQRRPEKGRALGFAAHRSFLSYIAVVVDVRVDARGRISIPRIDVAVDAGRVVHPERVRAQFEGAAVFAASLALMGEITAAKGRIQQSNYDDYPVARINEAPYETHVHLVPGDGLPTGVGEPGVPPIAPAICNALFAITGKRIRQLPIKNTTLI; this is translated from the coding sequence ATGAGCGACGTGTTTATCGTCAGCCGGCGCGGCTTCCTCAAGGCGACGTTTTCGGCCGGGGCGCTGATCCTCTGTGCCCGGCTCTTTCCCGGCAGGGCTCTGGAGGCGCTGGCGGCGGACGACGAGTGGTCACCCGGGGTCTACCTCGGGATCGAGCCGGACGGCACGGTAATCATCATTGCCCACCGCTCGGAGATGGGGACGGGAATTCGCACCGCGCTACCGATGGTAGCGGCCGACGAGCTGGAAGCCGACTGGGGGCGGGTCCGGGTGGAGCAGGCCCTCGGCGACCCGAAGTATGGCGACCAGAATACCGACGGTTCAAAATCGATCCGCGATTTTTATGCGGTGTTCCGCCAGGCGGGAGCGACGGCGCGGCTGATGCTCGAACGGGCTGCCGCGACGAAGTGGGGGGTGCCGGTGGCCGAGTGCCGGGCCCGCAACCACCAGGTCGTCGACACCGGCGGCCGGGCGCTCGGTTTCGGCGAACTGGTGGCGCTGGCCAGGAAACAGCCGGTTCCGGCGGCGACGGAACTGCGGCTGAAGAGCCCCGGCGAATTCCGCTACATCGGCAAGGGGGTGCCGATCGTCGATCTGGACGCCATCTGCACCGGCCAGGCGGTCTACGGCATCGACGCCCGGCTGCCGGGGATGGTCCATGCCTCCATCGAGCGGTCGCCGGTCCTTGGCGGCCGGCTCAAGTCCCATGACGACCGGGCGGCGCGCAAGGTCAGGGGGGTGCACGGCACGGTGGTGATCGAGCCGGCTACTCCTCCCTACGGCTTCCAGGCGCTCGGCGGGGTGGCGGTGATCGCCGACAATAGTTGGGCGGCGCTGCAGGGGCGGCAGAAGCTGAAAATCGTCTGGGAGCCCGGCGCCAATGCCGGCTACGACTCGGCGGCCTTCAAGGAGTCGCTCCTGGCGACGGTGCGCCGGCCGCAGCAGGTGGTGCGGAATATCGGCGACGTCGACGCCGTCTTCGCCAAGGGGGGGGCCGTGCACGAGGCCGAGTACTATGTCCCCCATCTCGCCCATGCCACCATGGAGCCGCCGGCAGCGGTGGCCGACTACCGGGACGGCACGGTCACCATCTGGACGGCGACCCAGAACCCGCAGGCGGTGCAGGAGACGGTGGGCAAGGCGTTGGGGATCGCCCGGGAAAAGGTGTTCTGCCACGTCACCCTGCTCGGTGGCGGCTTTGGCCGGAAGTCGAAACCCGATTACGTCGCCGAAGCGGCGATCCTGGCGAAAAAGCTCGGCAAGCCGGTGCGGGTCACCTGGAGCCGGGAGGACGACATCCGCCACGACTATTACCACACCGTGGCGGCGATGTACCTGAAGGCGGCCACCGACGGACGGGGGAAACCGACGGCCTGGCTGCAGCGCTGCGCCTTCCCGCCGATCCCCTCCACCTTCGACGTCAACGCCGTCCACGGCAGTACCGGCGAGCTGTCCCAGGGGTGGCTGGACGTGCCGTTCGCCATCGCCAACCTGCGGGCCGAGAACGGTCCGGCCAAGAACCATGTCCGGATCGGCTGGTTCCGTTCGGTGGCCAATATTTACCACGCCTTCGCGGTGCAGTCGTTCGTCGACGAACTCGCCGCCGCGGCGGGCCGGGACCGGATCGACTATTTCCTCGACCTGCTCGGGCCGCCGCGGACCATCGACTTCAAGGCCGAGGGGACCACTTACGCCAACTACGGCATGCCGCTCGACCTCTATCCGTGGGAGACCGGGCGGTTGCGGCGGGTCGTCGAGCTGGTGGCGGAGAAATCGGGCTGGGCACAGCGGCGGCCGGAAAAGGGGCGCGCCCTCGGCTTTGCCGCGCATCGGAGTTTCCTCAGCTACATCGCCGTCGTCGTCGACGTCCGGGTCGACGCCAGGGGGCGGATCTCCATCCCGCGGATCGACGTGGCGGTCGATGCCGGGCGGGTGGTCCATCCCGAGCGGGTCAGGGCCCAGTTCGAAGGAGCGGCGGTCTTTGCCGCCAGCCTGGCGCTGATGGGTGAAATCACCGCCGCCAAGGGGCGGATCCAGCAATCGAATTATGACGATTACCCGGTGGCTCGGATCAACGAAGCCCCCTACGAGACCCACGTGCATCTCGTCCCCGGGGACGGCTTGCCGACCGGCGTCGGCGAGCCGGGAGTGCCGCCGATCGCGCCGGCGATCTGCAATGCCCTGTTCGCCATAACCGGCAAGCGGATTCGCCAGCTGCCGATCAAAAATACCACACTTATTTGA